The sequence GAGGGGGACACGGAGATATATGTTGTCGGGCTCGACGGGCATGTCGAGCGGCGGCTTACCCGCAACCGGGGCATTATAGACACCTCTCCGACCTGGAGCCCGAATGGCCGCCAGGTAGCCTTCGTCTCCGACCGGAGCGGAACGCCGCAGATTTACGTCATGGACTCCGACGGGACGAACGTCCGCCGGCTTACATTCGAGGGGGCGTATAACGCTGAACCCGCTTGGAGCCCGAAGGGTGACCGGATCGCCTATATCTCCAGGCGCGACGGCCCCTTTGACGTCTACACTATGAACTCCGACGGGTCGGGGGTCGTCCGGCTCACTCACGGCGAGGGCAGCAATGAGAGTCCCATGTGGAGCCCCGACGCTCGTTACCTCGTATTTAGCTCAACCCGGGCCCGGGGCATCCCCGACCTCTATCTCATGCGGGCCGATGGCTCGGCCCAGCGTCGGCTGACCTACCTGGCCGGCGGTGGGTCAGACCCGGTCTGGTCTCCCCGGCTCGAGTGAAACATTACGACCGGGTATGTTATAATAAGTGGACTACCCTCGAAGGGAGGTGAACTAGTGAAGCCGAATCAAATGCGCACGATTTATTGGACGGGTCTCATGCTCGTTGTAGCGGTGGGGTTCGTCGGCTGTAGGGCGGCCCTCCCGCCCCCCACGACGGCGCCGCCCCCGGTGACCCGGGTGGAGCCTCCTCCACCGCCGCCACCGCCGGAGTTGGGGATGCGTGGGCCCCCAGGGATAGGCGAGGTGCCCATGGCTCCGCCCATCCGGGCGCCAGAGGGCGTAGAGTTCGATTTCGCCGGAAACATACAAAAGGTGTTCTTCGAGTTCGACAAATCCCGCCTGACCGATGAAGCCAGGGCCACCCTCCAGGAGAACTCAGCGTGGCTCCGCGCACACCCGGACATTACGGTCCAGATTGAGG comes from Nitrospinota bacterium and encodes:
- the pal gene encoding peptidoglycan-associated lipoprotein Pal; translated protein: MRTIYWTGLMLVVAVGFVGCRAALPPPTTAPPPVTRVEPPPPPPPPELGMRGPPGIGEVPMAPPIRAPEGVEFDFAGNIQKVFFEFDKSRLTDEARATLQENSAWLRAHPDITVQIEGHCDERGTIEYNLALGERRAFSVRNYLASLGIDPARLFSISYGEERPGVLGHDDEAWAQNRRAEFKIAQ